The following coding sequences are from one Halomicrobium zhouii window:
- a CDS encoding zinc ribbon domain-containing protein, producing MVSEDATDSGCPKCGHTETDVGTISTTGGGLSKMFDIQTNQFSVVSCLNCGYSELYRDTGSAGSDIVDVFLG from the coding sequence ATGGTCTCCGAAGACGCGACCGACTCCGGCTGTCCGAAGTGCGGTCACACCGAAACCGATGTCGGCACCATCTCCACGACCGGCGGCGGACTGAGCAAGATGTTCGACATTCAAACCAATCAGTTCAGCGTCGTCTCCTGCCTCAACTGCGGGTACTCGGAACTGTACCGCGACACCGGCTCGGCCGGCAGCGACATCGTCGACGTATTCCTGGGCTGA
- a CDS encoding DJ-1/PfpI family protein, translated as MGTEILMIVGDFGEDLEIMVPFQALQAVGHDVDAVCPDREAGESVKTAVHDFRGDQTYLEERGHDFELNATMADVDPADYDALVVPGGRAPEYLRTYDEVIETVQHFFEADKPVASLCHGPQILAAAGVLDGYEMTSYPAVRAECEAAGCSWVDGVVTDGNLVTGQAWPDHPEWIAQFLDLLGTEVSHGEPVAADD; from the coding sequence ATGGGAACGGAGATCCTCATGATCGTCGGCGACTTCGGTGAAGACTTAGAGATAATGGTCCCCTTCCAGGCGCTCCAGGCCGTCGGCCACGACGTCGACGCGGTGTGTCCGGACAGGGAGGCGGGCGAGTCTGTCAAGACAGCGGTCCACGACTTCCGCGGCGACCAGACGTACCTCGAAGAGCGGGGCCACGACTTCGAACTGAACGCGACGATGGCGGACGTCGACCCCGCCGACTACGACGCGCTCGTCGTCCCGGGTGGACGGGCCCCGGAGTACCTCCGGACCTACGACGAGGTCATCGAGACGGTCCAGCACTTCTTCGAGGCGGACAAACCCGTCGCGTCGCTGTGTCACGGCCCGCAGATACTCGCCGCGGCTGGCGTGCTGGATGGCTACGAGATGACGTCCTACCCGGCCGTCCGCGCCGAGTGCGAGGCCGCGGGCTGTTCCTGGGTCGACGGCGTCGTCACGGACGGGAACCTGGTGACGGGGCAGGCCTGGCCCGACCACCCGGAGTGGATCGCGCAGTTCCTCGACCTGCTCGGAACCGAAGTGAGCCACGGGGAGCCTGTCGCGGCAGACGACTGA
- a CDS encoding HAD-IIA family hydrolase produces MLRGAIVDLDGTVYTGETLVDGADDGVDDLRAAGVTPLFFSNNPTRTGDAFVERLVEMGVDARPGDACSAADVTAAYLREEHAGASVYLVGSDSLADVLRDEGVTLTGDPAGADVVLASWTEAFAYEHLQDALDGLDEETAFLATDPDRTYPVDSGQFVPGTGAISGAMAAAAGREPDRVLGKPSPTALDYALERIGAPAEACLVVGDRLNTELAMGDRAGMTTALVLTGVCDRSDVETAAVEPDYVLDSLAAIRTVLDDLPD; encoded by the coding sequence ATGCTACGCGGCGCGATAGTCGACCTCGACGGGACGGTGTACACGGGTGAGACGTTGGTCGACGGTGCAGACGACGGCGTCGACGACCTCCGTGCCGCCGGCGTGACGCCGCTGTTCTTCTCCAACAACCCGACTCGGACCGGCGACGCGTTCGTCGAGCGACTCGTGGAGATGGGCGTCGACGCCCGGCCCGGCGACGCCTGCTCCGCCGCGGACGTGACGGCGGCGTACCTGCGCGAGGAGCACGCAGGAGCGTCCGTCTATCTCGTCGGTAGCGACTCGCTGGCGGACGTCCTCCGCGACGAGGGCGTCACGCTCACCGGCGACCCGGCTGGTGCCGACGTCGTCCTCGCGTCGTGGACGGAGGCGTTCGCGTACGAGCACCTCCAGGACGCGCTAGATGGCCTCGACGAGGAGACGGCGTTCCTGGCGACCGACCCGGATCGGACCTACCCAGTCGATAGCGGCCAGTTCGTCCCCGGGACGGGGGCCATCTCCGGCGCGATGGCTGCCGCAGCCGGCAGGGAACCCGACCGCGTGCTCGGCAAACCGTCGCCGACGGCGCTGGACTACGCACTGGAGCGGATCGGTGCGCCGGCGGAAGCGTGCCTCGTCGTGGGCGACCGCCTGAACACCGAACTGGCGATGGGTGACCGTGCGGGAATGACGACAGCTCTCGTGCTAACGGGCGTCTGCGACCGGTCGGACGTCGAGACGGCGGCCGTGGAACCCGACTACGTTCTCGACTCGCTGGCGGCCATCAGAACCGTCCTCGACGACCTGCCCGACTGA
- a CDS encoding potassium channel family protein has product MKRRQRRALYYLGTFFAVIVVYALAYEWGMATFEGKERGFFQSLLVVVETFTTTGFGEDAVWESPQMILLVISMMFTGVFFIFMALPLFVVPWIEDRLSTSPPTSVADLEDHVVICTYTDRSQTLVDELDVLDVDYVVVEPDRELATELFESGISVVHGDPESVEDLAAANLQAARALVVDVDDETNASVVLAAGQIVEGDGVQVITFAENPEMADYHRYAGADTVFSPRQLIGESIATKVTTGLTSEVADAVEVADDFEIAELPVQAGSRIAGVTVEDSGIRERTGANIIGAWFRGEFVTPPSPSARIDERTILLVAGREHQLETLKEWTRSETRRNGRGAVIVGGYGEVGSTVKQSVTAAGFSCHAIDVEEKTGVDVVGDVTDADTLRAAGVDSASTVILTLADDTLAVFATLVVRELSEDVEVIARANERENVTKLYRAGADYVLALSTVSGRMLASTILNEDVISFDQQVEVVRVEAGRLAGHSLEESDVRARTSCTVIAVERDDEVLTDLSPSFTFRAGDSVIAAGPDGGINELTALASE; this is encoded by the coding sequence ATGAAGCGTCGTCAGCGCCGGGCGCTGTACTACCTCGGGACGTTCTTCGCAGTCATCGTCGTCTACGCGCTGGCCTACGAGTGGGGGATGGCGACCTTCGAGGGCAAAGAACGGGGCTTCTTCCAGTCGCTCCTGGTCGTCGTCGAGACGTTCACGACGACGGGGTTCGGCGAGGACGCAGTATGGGAGAGTCCGCAGATGATCCTGCTGGTCATCTCGATGATGTTCACGGGCGTGTTCTTCATCTTCATGGCCCTCCCGCTGTTCGTCGTCCCGTGGATCGAGGACCGCCTCTCGACGAGTCCCCCAACGAGTGTCGCCGACCTCGAGGACCACGTCGTCATCTGCACGTACACCGACCGGAGCCAGACGCTCGTCGACGAGCTCGACGTCCTCGACGTTGACTACGTCGTCGTGGAGCCCGACCGAGAACTGGCGACGGAACTGTTCGAGAGCGGAATCTCCGTCGTCCACGGCGACCCGGAATCGGTCGAGGACCTGGCGGCTGCGAACCTCCAGGCGGCGCGGGCGCTGGTGGTCGACGTCGACGACGAAACCAACGCGAGCGTCGTGCTCGCGGCAGGCCAGATCGTCGAAGGCGACGGCGTCCAGGTCATCACGTTCGCGGAGAACCCGGAGATGGCAGATTACCACCGCTACGCGGGCGCTGACACCGTTTTCTCACCGCGACAGCTCATCGGCGAGAGCATCGCGACGAAGGTGACGACCGGTCTCACGAGCGAGGTGGCAGACGCCGTCGAGGTCGCCGACGACTTCGAGATCGCCGAACTACCGGTGCAGGCGGGAAGTCGAATCGCCGGCGTCACCGTCGAGGACAGCGGGATCCGGGAACGGACGGGTGCCAACATCATCGGCGCGTGGTTCCGCGGCGAGTTCGTGACGCCGCCCTCGCCGAGTGCCCGCATCGACGAGCGGACGATTCTGCTCGTCGCGGGCCGGGAACACCAGCTCGAGACGCTCAAAGAGTGGACACGCTCGGAGACCAGACGGAACGGTCGCGGCGCCGTGATCGTCGGCGGCTACGGGGAGGTCGGCTCGACCGTCAAACAGTCGGTCACTGCCGCCGGCTTCTCCTGTCACGCCATCGACGTCGAGGAGAAGACCGGCGTCGACGTTGTCGGCGACGTGACCGATGCGGACACGCTCAGGGCGGCCGGCGTCGACTCGGCGTCGACGGTCATCCTCACGCTCGCCGACGACACGCTCGCCGTCTTCGCGACCCTGGTCGTCCGCGAACTCAGCGAGGACGTCGAGGTCATCGCTCGCGCGAACGAGCGGGAGAACGTCACGAAGCTCTACCGCGCCGGCGCCGACTACGTCCTCGCCCTGTCGACCGTGAGCGGTCGGATGCTCGCCTCGACGATTCTCAACGAGGACGTCATCTCCTTCGACCAGCAGGTCGAGGTCGTCCGCGTCGAGGCCGGTCGACTCGCCGGCCACAGCCTCGAGGAGTCCGACGTCCGCGCGCGGACCTCCTGTACAGTCATCGCCGTCGAGCGCGACGACGAGGTGCTCACCGACCTGTCGCCCTCGTTCACGTTCCGGGCGGGCGATTCCGTCATCGCGGCCGGGCCGGACGGCGGGATCAACGAACTGACCGCACTCGCCAGCGAGTGA
- a CDS encoding ABC transporter permease — protein sequence MSDGPGRSWDPRLVVARRDLSSLSREKTIVLALLIQLFVAAFSSFLVVGLTSLYDPGSVEAGQIEIGVSGDQQSALFEAVQRQSGATPVGYEEPAGAMQAFHRGEVDAVLTATSAPAAEGGGSVIQVSATVPDGSIRTTVVVVQVRQVLKTLERQERVERRGNLEQKPIPLPPEANASPYFGFTYTVLIPLLLFLPPFISGSVAVDSVTEEIERGTLELLRVAPISLVDVVDGKALGMILLAPAQAALWILLLAVNGTAVANPLWTLTLVTAIATVVVILGVVLGLHLGRRRPAQLLYSVVTLVVFGGAVLLPEHPATTAAKLAIDSPTPTTYGHVLGYVLVAVVLYALTRRYVDRIEPESL from the coding sequence TTGTCTGATGGACCCGGTCGGTCGTGGGATCCGCGGCTCGTCGTCGCCAGGCGCGACCTGTCGTCGCTGTCGCGGGAGAAGACCATCGTGCTCGCGCTGTTGATCCAGCTGTTCGTCGCGGCGTTCTCGTCGTTCCTCGTCGTCGGTCTCACGTCGCTGTACGACCCTGGGTCGGTCGAGGCCGGCCAGATCGAAATCGGCGTCTCGGGCGACCAGCAATCGGCGCTCTTCGAGGCCGTCCAGCGCCAGTCCGGCGCGACGCCGGTCGGCTACGAGGAGCCAGCGGGCGCCATGCAGGCCTTCCACAGGGGTGAGGTCGACGCCGTACTGACGGCGACTAGCGCGCCCGCGGCCGAGGGTGGCGGGTCGGTGATACAGGTGTCGGCCACGGTGCCGGACGGGAGCATCCGGACCACGGTGGTCGTCGTCCAGGTTCGACAGGTCCTGAAGACGCTGGAGCGCCAGGAGCGCGTCGAGCGGCGGGGCAACCTCGAACAGAAGCCCATTCCCCTGCCGCCCGAGGCGAACGCCAGCCCCTACTTCGGGTTCACCTACACGGTCCTCATTCCTCTCCTGCTCTTCCTCCCACCGTTCATCAGTGGGTCGGTCGCCGTCGACAGCGTCACCGAGGAGATAGAGCGCGGAACGCTCGAACTGCTCCGCGTCGCGCCGATATCGCTCGTCGACGTCGTCGACGGGAAGGCGCTGGGAATGATACTGCTCGCGCCGGCCCAGGCCGCGCTGTGGATACTGCTGCTGGCCGTCAACGGGACGGCGGTGGCGAACCCGCTGTGGACGCTGACGCTCGTCACGGCCATCGCGACCGTCGTCGTCATCCTCGGCGTCGTGCTGGGACTCCACCTCGGTCGCCGTCGGCCCGCCCAGTTGCTGTACTCCGTCGTGACGCTCGTCGTCTTCGGCGGCGCCGTGCTGCTCCCCGAACACCCGGCGACGACGGCGGCGAAACTCGCCATCGACAGCCCGACGCCGACGACGTACGGCCACGTTCTCGGCTACGTGCTCGTCGCCGTAGTGCTGTACGCGCTCACGCGGCGCTACGTCGACCGGATCGAACCGGAGTCGCTGTAG
- a CDS encoding ABC transporter permease family protein, whose amino-acid sequence MDGRRLLRIARWEVTKNAGGVDRRTVAVMVLAVVGMGLVAALAVSGAGAGLDSGIYRVGVDHSSPYYGPAADDPTFATVPPSQPAIYRGEQELLFVDTALVDRSRTPKGSAAQSEFRDTVDGYNEGRMAEEDNASAAYPVSVDLLYVEQSGVEESLATGDDGTADGSGGGSDGSGGDGGDSGGGSGSGSSGTGTSATDQDAAGTLGGLGAGLTGGATSGTPADIQPPFPFESLVLAFLFVVPLNFVIQAYGSTMLSERLKRRGELLLVSPASRAEIIAGKTLPYFLGAVGVVTAITLALRFSGIAPSGSHVAVLAVLPLAALFLAATFCGAMFARSFKELTFVTVTITVSLTSYAFVPAIFTQVNPIALISPLTIVVRDLQGQSISLLNFAFSVTPPTLTAAVLFGLGAGLYREEDMFTQRPIPLKVLDSLSGRIFSKWSALKLSALLLPFVFVAELAAVAMLFALQEISIPLVLLAVVVIEEVAKSLHLYAGFSSGRYSRSLRPALVVGALSGVGFFLAEKFALIAQLADLQKVSTGEAAFVGSNVPEGLGPLLVAALLLAPLALHVVTASVSSLGARKGKQQYAVAVLAAMAIHFAYNYAVVTTLV is encoded by the coding sequence ATGGACGGGCGACGACTCCTGCGGATCGCGCGCTGGGAGGTCACGAAGAACGCTGGCGGCGTCGACAGGCGAACCGTCGCCGTGATGGTGCTGGCCGTCGTCGGGATGGGACTGGTCGCGGCGCTGGCGGTCAGCGGTGCGGGTGCCGGACTCGACTCGGGAATCTACCGCGTCGGCGTCGACCACTCGAGCCCGTACTACGGCCCGGCGGCCGACGACCCGACGTTCGCCACGGTACCGCCGAGCCAACCGGCCATCTATCGGGGCGAGCAAGAACTGCTGTTCGTCGATACCGCACTCGTCGACCGCTCGCGGACGCCGAAGGGGTCCGCCGCTCAGTCGGAGTTCCGGGACACCGTCGACGGCTACAACGAGGGCCGGATGGCCGAGGAAGACAACGCGAGTGCGGCGTACCCGGTCTCGGTCGATCTGCTGTACGTCGAGCAGAGCGGCGTCGAGGAGAGCCTCGCGACTGGGGACGATGGGACCGCCGATGGCAGCGGCGGTGGCAGTGACGGCTCGGGTGGCGACGGAGGGGACTCGGGCGGCGGATCCGGTTCCGGTTCCAGCGGGACCGGAACGTCCGCTACAGACCAGGACGCCGCCGGAACGCTCGGCGGTCTCGGCGCCGGGCTGACCGGCGGCGCGACGAGCGGGACGCCGGCAGACATCCAGCCGCCGTTCCCCTTCGAGTCGCTGGTGCTCGCCTTCCTCTTCGTCGTCCCGCTGAACTTCGTCATCCAGGCCTACGGGTCGACGATGCTCTCCGAGCGGCTCAAGCGCCGCGGTGAACTGCTGCTCGTCTCGCCGGCGAGTCGCGCCGAGATAATCGCGGGCAAGACGCTGCCGTACTTCCTCGGCGCCGTCGGTGTCGTCACGGCCATCACGCTCGCGCTAAGGTTCAGCGGCATCGCACCGAGCGGGAGTCACGTCGCGGTACTCGCCGTATTGCCCCTCGCGGCGCTGTTCCTGGCGGCGACGTTCTGCGGGGCGATGTTCGCCCGCTCGTTCAAGGAACTCACCTTCGTCACCGTGACCATCACCGTCTCGCTGACGAGCTACGCCTTCGTCCCCGCCATCTTCACCCAGGTGAACCCCATCGCGCTCATCTCGCCGCTGACCATCGTGGTCCGGGACCTGCAGGGACAGTCGATATCGCTGCTGAACTTCGCGTTCTCGGTGACGCCGCCGACGCTGACCGCTGCCGTCCTCTTCGGCCTCGGCGCCGGGCTCTATCGCGAGGAGGACATGTTCACCCAGCGACCCATCCCGCTGAAGGTGCTCGACTCGCTCTCTGGCCGCATATTCTCGAAGTGGAGCGCGCTGAAGCTGTCGGCGCTGCTCCTCCCGTTCGTCTTCGTCGCCGAACTCGCGGCGGTCGCGATGCTGTTCGCGCTACAGGAGATCTCGATCCCGCTGGTGCTCCTCGCCGTCGTCGTCATCGAGGAGGTGGCCAAGAGCCTCCACCTCTACGCGGGCTTTTCGAGCGGTCGGTACTCGCGGAGCCTTCGCCCGGCGCTGGTGGTGGGGGCGCTGAGCGGCGTCGGATTCTTCCTGGCGGAGAAATTCGCGCTCATCGCGCAACTGGCCGACCTGCAGAAAGTATCGACCGGCGAGGCGGCGTTCGTCGGGAGCAACGTCCCAGAGGGTCTCGGTCCGTTGCTCGTCGCGGCGCTGTTACTCGCCCCGCTCGCTCTCCACGTCGTGACGGCGAGCGTCTCGTCGCTCGGCGCGCGCAAGGGCAAACAGCAGTACGCCGTCGCCGTCCTCGCGGCGATGGCGATACACTTCGCCTACAACTACGCGGTGGTGACCACCCTTGTCTGA
- a CDS encoding ABC transporter ATP-binding protein yields the protein MIDARELRKEYGNFVAVEGSTFSVDRGEVFGVIGPNGAGKTTTLKMLAGLLEPTDGEATVAGFDASDPEMRKQLGFLPEESPLYEEMTPISYLQFFADLYEVPGDVAEERMLDTLEKLDLEHHDRKLGDMSKGMKRKVAIARSLINDPDVLIYDEPASGLDPLTTNYVIEFTEQLAEEGKTIVFSAHNLFHVESICDRVAIMNDGQIVARGDLEELQDQYGERRYRVYTTVEVPDAVEESGTWCRVVDSMDGVDATRAVANDRGGEVIDIRTEESSLEEVFLNVAESATPNARTVEEV from the coding sequence ATGATCGACGCGCGGGAACTACGCAAGGAGTACGGGAACTTCGTGGCGGTGGAGGGGAGCACGTTTTCGGTGGACAGGGGAGAGGTGTTCGGCGTCATCGGTCCCAACGGCGCGGGGAAGACGACGACGCTGAAGATGCTCGCCGGCCTGCTCGAACCGACCGACGGGGAAGCTACCGTGGCCGGCTTCGACGCGTCTGATCCGGAGATGCGCAAACAACTGGGTTTTCTGCCGGAGGAATCCCCGCTGTACGAGGAGATGACGCCGATATCCTACCTGCAGTTCTTCGCCGACCTCTACGAGGTACCGGGCGACGTCGCCGAGGAGCGGATGCTCGACACGCTCGAAAAGCTGGATCTCGAACACCACGACCGGAAGCTCGGCGACATGTCGAAGGGGATGAAGCGGAAGGTCGCCATAGCGCGGTCGCTGATCAACGACCCGGACGTCCTGATCTACGACGAACCGGCCAGCGGGCTGGACCCGCTGACGACGAACTACGTCATCGAGTTCACCGAACAGCTGGCCGAGGAGGGCAAGACCATCGTCTTCTCTGCCCACAATCTCTTCCACGTCGAGTCTATCTGCGACCGCGTCGCTATCATGAACGACGGCCAGATCGTCGCGCGCGGCGACCTTGAGGAACTCCAGGACCAGTACGGCGAGCGACGGTACCGCGTCTACACGACGGTCGAAGTTCCCGACGCCGTCGAGGAGAGCGGCACCTGGTGTCGCGTCGTGGACAGCATGGACGGCGTCGACGCGACGCGAGCGGTCGCGAACGACCGCGGCGGCGAAGTCATCGACATCCGGACCGAAGAGTCGAGCCTCGAAGAGGTGTTCCTCAACGTCGCCGAGTCGGCGACGCCGAACGCACGCACCGTCGAGGAGGTCTAG
- a CDS encoding HVO_2901 family zinc finger protein, producing MPHICRDCKRTFNTELELELHRDTCDAGELFCDECGERFAERRATEDGWHYRCPSDDCDGEGIGDDIHQVSNVRLETATK from the coding sequence ATGCCCCACATTTGCCGGGACTGCAAGCGCACGTTCAACACGGAGCTCGAACTCGAGCTCCACCGCGACACGTGCGACGCCGGCGAGCTGTTCTGCGACGAGTGCGGCGAGCGGTTCGCGGAGCGCCGGGCCACCGAGGACGGCTGGCACTATCGCTGCCCCAGCGACGACTGCGACGGCGAGGGAATCGGCGACGACATCCACCAGGTATCGAACGTTCGACTCGAAACAGCGACGAAGTAA
- the sucD gene encoding succinate--CoA ligase subunit alpha: MSVLVDEDTRVVVQGITGGEGKFHAEQMIEYGTNVVAGAVPGKGGQEVAGVPVYDTVEQAARQEDANASVVFVPPAFAGDALFEALDAPLDLVVAITEGIPTQDMARVKRKQDETDVHLVGPNCPGVITPDVAKLGILPGNIFSSGDVGLVSRSGTLTYQVVDSLTQRGIGQTTAIGIGGDPIIGTSFVDALELFEADQDTKAVVMCGEIGGEDEEQAARYIGEYMDTPVAGFIAGRTAPPGKRMGHAGAIVSGSGTGTAESKINALENNGVPVGDTPEEVADNVEDLL; the protein is encoded by the coding sequence ATGAGCGTTCTAGTAGACGAAGACACCCGCGTCGTCGTCCAGGGTATCACTGGCGGCGAGGGCAAGTTCCACGCAGAACAGATGATCGAGTACGGGACGAACGTCGTCGCCGGTGCGGTCCCCGGCAAAGGCGGCCAGGAGGTCGCCGGCGTCCCGGTGTACGACACGGTCGAGCAGGCCGCGCGCCAGGAGGACGCCAACGCCTCCGTCGTGTTCGTCCCGCCGGCGTTCGCCGGCGACGCGCTGTTCGAGGCCCTCGACGCGCCGCTGGACCTCGTCGTCGCCATCACGGAAGGAATCCCGACCCAGGACATGGCCCGCGTCAAGCGCAAACAGGACGAGACCGACGTCCACCTCGTCGGCCCCAACTGCCCCGGCGTCATCACGCCGGACGTCGCCAAACTCGGCATCCTGCCGGGCAACATCTTCTCGTCGGGCGACGTCGGCCTCGTCTCCCGCTCGGGGACGCTGACCTACCAGGTCGTCGACAGCCTCACCCAGCGCGGTATCGGCCAGACCACCGCCATCGGCATCGGCGGCGACCCCATCATCGGGACGTCCTTCGTCGACGCCCTCGAACTGTTCGAGGCCGACCAGGACACCAAGGCCGTCGTCATGTGCGGCGAAATCGGCGGCGAGGACGAGGAGCAGGCCGCCCGCTACATCGGCGAGTACATGGACACGCCAGTCGCTGGCTTCATCGCCGGCCGCACCGCGCCGCCGGGCAAGCGAATGGGCCACGCCGGCGCCATCGTCTCCGGCTCCGGTACCGGCACCGCCGAGTCGAAGATCAACGCGCTCGAAAACAACGGTGTGCCGGTCGGCGACACTCCCGAAGAAGTCGCCGACAACGTCGAAGACCTGCTGTAG